From the Deltaproteobacteria bacterium genome, one window contains:
- a CDS encoding VOC family protein, with translation MLKIEGVTHWSIPVNDLGEAEKFYGDLLGLKSLGRLANNVMACFNVGDHNILLCERRELPDKPEDDRVHHSFTVSPETLNEACKIFKEENVNVMELYYRKGGYFPGRELYFADPSGNRLELRDPTWKDGMPEPTFEEVAAAQ, from the coding sequence ATGCTCAAGATCGAAGGCGTTACGCATTGGTCCATTCCCGTCAACGACCTGGGCGAGGCGGAGAAGTTCTACGGCGACCTGCTGGGACTCAAGTCTCTGGGGCGGCTCGCCAACAACGTCATGGCGTGCTTCAACGTGGGCGACCACAACATCCTGCTGTGCGAGCGCAGGGAGCTGCCGGACAAGCCGGAGGACGACCGCGTGCACCACTCCTTCACCGTCAGCCCGGAGACCCTGAACGAGGCGTGCAAGATTTTCAAGGAAGAGAACGTGAACGTGATGGAGCTCTACTACCGCAAGGGCGGGTACTTCCCGGGCCGCGAGCTTTACTTCGCGGACCCGAGCGGCAACCGGCTGGAGTTGCGCGATCCCACCTGGAAGGACGGCATGCCCGAACCCACGTTCGAAGAGGTGGCCGC
- a CDS encoding BrnA antitoxin family protein, which produces MRDSYDFSKAKRNPYAKHLKKQITLRLDQDTLAYFKALAAQNGVPYQTLINLYLRDCATSGRKLVFR; this is translated from the coding sequence ATGAGAGATAGCTACGACTTCTCCAAGGCGAAGCGCAATCCATATGCGAAGCACCTGAAGAAACAGATCACGCTCCGGCTGGACCAGGACACCCTTGCCTATTTCAAGGCGCTTGCGGCGCAGAACGGAGTGCCGTACCAGACCTTGATCAATCTGTACCTGCGTGACTGCGCGACCAGCGGAAGGAAGCTCGTCTTCCGTTGA